The genomic interval TTAATCGTGCCTGAATAAGTAAAGCCTAGTTTCTCATGAATGAAAATACTGCCTTGATTCGTACTGTCGATACCCGCAATAAGCGTTGCGTAGCTCTCCTCTTCTGCACGCTCGATTAGTACTTTTAATAGCTTTGTGCCAATTCCTTTTTTTCGTGCCTCTTTATGGACATACACAGAATGCTCAATGGAATACTTGTATGCTGGCCATGCCCGAAATGGACCATATGTAGCAAACCCAAGCACTTTCCCATCCTCCTCAAAAACAAAAAGAGGATATCCCCCCTCCGTTTTCTGGTTAAACCACACTTTTCTATCTTCCAAGGAATGCGCACGATAATCATATACAGCCGTTGTATGTAAGATTGCATCATTATATATTTCTAAAACCTCTCCTAAATCTGTTTCCTTCATCTCTCGGATCATCGCTATATCCCCTTTTTTCTACTATTGGAAAAATTCCATCAAAACTTTATAATCTTATTAAGTAAGATACCAATTCGTGGAGAAAAATGAAAGTATTTTTTATTAGAGGAGGGTAACATTTTTATAAAAAAAAAGATGCCATTTTAGCTGACATCTCTTACTTTTTCTGGCTATTATAGCCTTTATCTCCAAATGGCTCGAGTTTATCTAGCCACTTTTCTTCTAGCTTTGCTAGCTCTTCTTTTTCATTATAATAAGGATCCTCTTTCGGCTTTAACACCTCTACTATCTCGAAGGAAAATGCATCCTTCCCATATCCCTTCCATTCATCCACTAATTTTTTATTGGCATATCCGCCATTTTCTAAGGAGAATTTAACTCCATTGATTGTTTTAAAATTTCGTGTGCTAACTACACAAACTTTACCATTCTTAGTATTTGTTATCGTATAAATACCAGCCTCAATCGGAATTTCTCGATATTGCTGTTTTAGCTCTTTTTTGCGGTCCATATTTTTTCCCTTCTCTCATTTTTTTAGCCAATAAAGACTTCCATCTGCCTTGCGATCAAGAAATCCGTATTCAATTAAATATCTTCTGATTACAACATAGTCATCATAAATAGTCATTAAAAGCTGATTTAGTTCCTTTTCCGAGTAGCTTTCCTGTACCTCTAATCGCTTTGCTATTTCACGAAGCACCATCAACTTTTGCTTTTGTTTAATCGGAAATTTACTCAAGACCCCAGCGTTGAAATATTTAGCCACTATTTCTTCCTGTTCTTCTGCCGTAATATTATATCGGTCATCTACCATCGTTGCCGTTTTATGGACAGGTACAAAACTAGGCGCATAATTGTCCTTTTCCTTCATTAACTCCATAATCGCCAGAAAATTTCTTGCTTGCCTCTCTTTTTCCTTCAAAGCAAAACGATGATGCCTAATCGTTGAAGCACTGCCAATATCCAGCTCCTTCTTCACCTCTGCATCACTTTTCCCTTGATAAAAAAGCTCCAGCAATTTCGTCTGATGCTCCGTTAACCCCGTCATCTTTTTATCCAGACCAATCAAATAATGAAAAACAGATTGATGAACAGCTTCAATATGGCCCTTCATAAACTTCTCCGCCTCATATAATTTCCCATCCTGCGGATAAATAACGCCTTTCTCTACCTGCTCCCCACATAAAAGACAAAGATAACTTTCAGTTTCCTCTATATACCCCCTTTTTAATTCATCGATTGTCGCATGTTGAAAAGAAGATGAAACATCCATTAAAACAAACACCTCTTTATTTTGTTTGTTATTTTATAAACAAATTTTATTTTTGTTAGTTATATAATAAGTGAGTTTTGGTTAATCGTCAATGTTTTTTGGGGTGGGGATTGCTTTTGGGTGGCTGGGTTTTGGCATTTTTGTGGGGGGACTTTGGCTTTTATTAATTTGATGAACGCCACTTTTTGCTATACGGCTTGGCTTTTTGGCATTCATTCTCTTCATGAACACCACTTTTCAATTCGTTACTTTCCTTTTTAGCGTTCATCCCACTTCCTCCCTCTCTAGTAATCTCCCAATAGACTTACCAAAATAAGTATATTAACATAGAAGAAACAACATTGATGGAGGATTCTATATGAATATTCTTTGGGATTTTGATGGAACGTTATTTGATACGTATCCTGCTTATACCGATATTCTTTACAAGGTACTTGGAGAACAAGTAGATAAAGAGGCTA from Niallia sp. FSL W8-0635 carries:
- a CDS encoding DUF2087 domain-containing protein, which produces MDVSSSFQHATIDELKRGYIEETESYLCLLCGEQVEKGVIYPQDGKLYEAEKFMKGHIEAVHQSVFHYLIGLDKKMTGLTEHQTKLLELFYQGKSDAEVKKELDIGSASTIRHHRFALKEKERQARNFLAIMELMKEKDNYAPSFVPVHKTATMVDDRYNITAEEQEEIVAKYFNAGVLSKFPIKQKQKLMVLREIAKRLEVQESYSEKELNQLLMTIYDDYVVIRRYLIEYGFLDRKADGSLYWLKK
- a CDS encoding GNAT family N-acetyltransferase, with the translated sequence MIREMKETDLGEVLEIYNDAILHTTAVYDYRAHSLEDRKVWFNQKTEGGYPLFVFEEDGKVLGFATYGPFRAWPAYKYSIEHSVYVHKEARKKGIGTKLLKVLIERAEEESYATLIAGIDSTNQGSIFIHEKLGFTYSGTIKKAGYKFEKWLDLAFYQLELKGPESPKEG
- a CDS encoding GIY-YIG nuclease family protein, whose amino-acid sequence is MDRKKELKQQYREIPIEAGIYTITNTKNGKVCVVSTRNFKTINGVKFSLENGGYANKKLVDEWKGYGKDAFSFEIVEVLKPKEDPYYNEKEELAKLEEKWLDKLEPFGDKGYNSQKK